From Syngnathus typhle isolate RoL2023-S1 ecotype Sweden linkage group LG5, RoL_Styp_1.0, whole genome shotgun sequence:
ATGGTGAGAAAGTGGTCGAGGCTGAAATCAGTAACACTACGCCAACTTCATTTGCACTGATATTTCAGCTTTTACAGTGAAAGTGCATAAATATGGGTAACTTGGTGTATTGTATACCAGTGCTGGcgacaaaaaacaaatgtaactttcaAAGCAAAGCACAATAAACTGAATAGGACAgggatttaaataaatattgggaaaaaaacagtacaccAAGACAGAAGCAGCCAAGCTGTCATGGAAACAAATAAGCTATGCATTCAGTAATTTCATTATAAATTGTAGGgatcatttaaaaatgtcaagTCTATTTTCATCTATAGTTAACAGCACCTCAGCCATGCCATCAGTCGAACTTAGTATACAGAAATCATAGATCAACTTGGTCAGAAAAAGTACTTCGGTTTTTCCACTGGATTCAAGTGTTTGATGACTGTAGGCGATTTGTTGCTACAATGAGCGTTTTATATTTGTGGAGTTAAAGCCTGTAATGTACCGTACGTAAACGTGCACCCAACAAATCACAACACATCACATCCCAAGGAAGTTTGGTCCATTTTGAGGATAATCGAGGTTTTCATGTCCGGACCTGGAACTTTCCAGCCTTGGTCATGTACTTGATGCCTTTGAAAGGTTTATACTTCTCTCCGTACATGTCTAGGCGGTTCACCTTCAGCCCTGTTCAAAAGATAGCATACACTTTACTTCATTAATTAACACTACAAGTCTAAATATACTCATTTTGGAAACATATACAATATCATTTCCTTGAAAAAGTAATTGCCCCCTTCTCAAATACTTCTGCACAGTTTCCGCACTTTACGATTTTAACATTGTCAAACATATCTATTCATCAAACAATTTTCTTCCATTTCCGATAGGCGGAAATATCAGACAAAAATAACCTCAGTAAACCCAAaatgcagtttttattttttttgtgcgaAAAGAGATAAACCCTCACTGAATAACTGGTTGGATCAAACTTCACAGCAATGactgaaatccatccatccatccatccatccatccatccatccatccatccatccatccatccatccatccatccatccatccatccatccatccatccatccatccatccatccatccatccatccatccatccatccatccatcacagagatgaacaaccattcacactcattctcacacctagggacaatttggagtgctcaatcggcctaccaagcatgtttttgggctgtgggaggaaactggagtgcccggataaaacccacgcgggcccggggagaacatacaaactccacacagggagggctggaggtggaatcgaacccccaCCCTCTTAACTGAGAGTGCTCCGCCGAGCCGCccaatttatattatatttaattttttatttatttattttaattaagtcatttatatatatttttttataaattaataGAAATCACACAGCTCACCTATTGTTGTTATCCTACAACCTGCGTctcaaaataataatttaaaacgaACAAATACTTTGACGCCATCTAGCGGATGGTGTGCAGCAGTGTGAATACTGATAGGATCAGGAGGGTGTCAGCTGAGGTGGCTTTGTGTTAAATGTTGCGTGTTTAAGTGGGGGGCTTAAGCTAAAATGGTGGTCATTGCAAAGGAATGGCATATATCCACCTGAGATGGCCATCTGTTGGATTTTCAACTGGATGTTGATGGTAGGGTTCTCATCAGGTTTGGAGGCCCCCGCCTGCAGACTCATGGTGCCTTTCAAACTGGGAAGCTTCTGGGGATTAATCTTGCCTACATCCCAAGTCAGCAACTGACCAAAACACATTGAATTGTTAGTGTAGCAACACAAACATTCGGAAGCATATCTCATGTATTACTTTCCATACGCGGGTAACATAGTGGAAGTGTTGTCACTTATAGTTACTGTGAGTACCTTTGTGACTGGGTCAAAGGTGTATGTTCCCTGGGAGGGGTTAAGATTGGCGTTGAGAACCCCACGAGGAAGCTGACTGCTGACTAACACAGACTCCACAGCCTTTCCCATGGTCTGCTTGGGGCCTAGCGTCAAGTCGAATCGCCCCTGGGAGCTTCCTTCACGGAAAGTAATGTTGTGCTTGACGTACACTGGAATCGCCACCAGGCTAAAGAAGCAAGAATATAAAGGCACTAATGTGATGTGTTCCAACATATATTTTACGCCCCTGGCATATTAGTTCCCTGGATCCCATTCGAAAGAGTGAAACTTTATATGATGGGAACATCATCACCCGCGGAACCCTGTACTTGAGGTTTGGCAGGTTATTTGTGACATGTACAGTTTCAAAACACCAACTTCTGTGAGCTGACGTGATAGGACAGTAGTCTGAAGTTTCCATCAGGAGGAATGAAGGAGAGGATCCGCTCAGCCTCCCACCGCTTGAATCGAACACACGGATGAAAACTGACATCATCCAGCAGCCGAGGATTCTTAGACAAGAAAAAGGGAAGTTTATGAGAAACAtgtaataatccatccatctaatTCCATGTACATTTCAAGTGACCCGTGAGGCTGTGTTTACGTAGCTTCAAAGAACTTATGAAACAACCTGCAGATACCCAAATTGCATGCAAACAACCCCAGTAAAGAAGTAAATAAAAGTATAAAAAGAATACTAATATTAAATGTTTGATAACTTTAGTTGGCCTGATTCGATTTTTGTTTCACCACTCAAATCCATCGTGATGTCACATTTCTTCGTTTTCTGGTTGATTGATCAGAGCTTTTCGGGTGGCATTTAACATTATTGTATATGTACGTAGATGACTGAGAAGAAGAGGACAAACGATTAAAAAACGCTATTTTCTGCGAGTAAAGGTTTCTATCAAAAAATGTCTCAAGCCACGTTACAAATGAAATGTATTTGAAACCAGTTACCATAAATGACAGTGTGAGGTCGGGCATGCCAGTCAGTTTGACGCAGGCATCAATGACTCCCTGGATTTCTGCCGTTATCGTGGAACCTGAATGGAGGGGTGAGAGTCAATGACATTTCATAACTAACAGGTTGCTTGTAAGAGCTGTGAGTAGCCTCAGAGCATTACCTGACTTATCAATGATGGCATCTATCTCCTCCACCACGTCAAAATAGGCTTCGTTGTTGGTGTATTTGACGCCAGTGCGTCGCCATGGTACCACTGACAGCTGACCTGTGGGGAGCTGCTCACCCACATTGGTGCTGCCTGGGAATTGGTCAAATGTCCAACAGGATTAGAACACGAGGTAACTTAGACAAATCTATACTAAATGGTGGCATTTTGCTCCCCAAATTTGAGACAGTGCAAGTACATTTTTCATATTCTTGCACCTGTGTGACCTGTAAAGTTGCAGATCGCTTGTTTCATTTCACTACTATTTTTGAATAGATTTTGTTGCAGGCAAATGTCTACTCCACACTCCAGTCAATTTAATAGTAATGTGGAGTGTAGAGAATATTTATTACAAATCAACATACAGCGTGCACCTCTTGATTTTCTACTAGCCAAGGTTATATTGACAGTGGGCAGGAGGCAGTTTATAGCACGATTCCTTACAGAGGAGCCTCTGTCTCCCGACCGCAAGAAAATATTGCACTTTTCCAAGGGGTGAAGAAAACATTGGAAATAATCGTACACATTGTACCTGTGATAGTGTTGACCATTGTGCGGAGAATGGTGGGAGGCTTGATAAGCTCCTTGAGGATGTTGGACTCTGTTGCTAGAGGAAAGCCGTTGTCCAACATCTCCTCCAGTAGCTCATAGACCACCACCACATTGTCCTTGATGGCAGCTTCCGTGCACACACCGAAATAGTCCTGTTAAAAAATGACACGTGAACGGTTACAACTTTTGCAGAGTCGAATAAAACGATATAATTCCACTGCGATAAATTCATCAAAGGCAAAGAGAAGACGTGACGAGAACCTGGAATGTGTCGACGACTCTGTGCAGGAACTCAATGACAAAGAGTGGTGGCACTTCACTCTGTATGACTGCCACAAAATATATGCGATGTCTGAGAACATTGATAAGGTAGTGGTGCGGGGTAGGGATCACAGGCGGGACGTTCTCCGGCTCACTGGCACGCTCCTGGGCCTCAAAGAAGTAGTCACACACAGAGCGGCTCACCACACTCTTCCAGTGCTTTTCCAGGAAAATGTCTCCCGAGGAGTTGACCAGGAAGAGACTGTGGATCATCTTGACTGAAGGTTACAAAATGTGAgataaaaatgaaacattaagGTTAAACTAGCAAGTGTTGTTTAGTCGGTTTGAATGTTTACatgtataaaattaaaattgacatcATGCTATCAAGATGACTGATACAGACCTCTCAATACAGTGAAGATATACGtcaatgccattttttttttcttatacatCCCAACTTTTGAGTAGTCACAGATACTGATTCCAATTACCGATACCACTAGTACCTTTGAAACATCCAGTTTTTATTAAACCAATaaccaaattttttttaaagaatacaAAGAATCTATCCCAATATTGCATTTTCTTCTGTTAACTGAATGAGATTTATGGCAATTTTCTATTATTTAATTTCCATTTGTTTGTAAAAATACATACTTTGTATCAAAAACACAAGTAAATGAATtggaataaatacataaaaaaatgccaaaacagccaaataaataaataaatgcaaaatcAGCCCTAATCAAAATATGTGGTTGGACAACAATTTTGGGAGGAATATAGTGAAGTGCAAATAATTAAATTGAAAATGTTACATTAAGAGATATGTTTAACCACTACAGTTTAACGAGTAAAGCAAGTTTGTCAAGTTGTTCTGAGGCATTGTTCAATTTAACTGAGGCGTCTCAAAACAAACGCTCCACACGGCTCACACGGGGATTGGTGGTTACCTGAGCCCTTTCAGTCGAACGCACGGGACGGAATATATTGTTAAAGGTAATATTTATACGTACATGTAAAAAATAATGACGTTATCAAATGAATTACAGTCAAAATATTGACAATTTAGGGCTGCTTTCCTCCCACACCCCAAAAagaggccgattgagcactccaaattgcccgtaggtgtgagtgcaagtgcagatggttgtttgtctctgtgtgcactgtgattggctggcgaccagttcagggtgtcctccgcctgctgcctgatgacagctgggataggctccagcacacccgcaaccACCGTAGGGACAAGCGGCACAGATAATGGCTGGATATTAACAACTTAAAATGGCTAAAAAAGTCATGTtaattctggattttttttccaaacatatCTGTTACAAAGAGCAGATTCAGATTTTGGACCTTCTGTAATCCAGTTCAAGAGCATTTACAGTATTTGTCCTGCCAGTCAAAACATTTCTGACATAGATAGCTGCACAAATAGATATTACTTGCAGCAAATGAAGAATTTTTGGAACAAAAATAGGTAAATTGGTTAATTTATTCACTCGTGGTACACGGATGTCCCAAAATACACTGGCTAAgataaaaaccaaaacatttcataaataaagtaatagaattaaataaataaagatagttattttaaaacatgcAAGGAAAAAGTGAAGGAACATAAGAATCATAAAAGATGTCTCACATTCCTCCTTCATTCAACTCTCCTTGTTATAGCCCAAAAGAAAAAGTAATTTCCCTAACGGACTGATCCGTCCAGTTTCTACTAATAACGCTTCTCCACCCGCCAATTCA
This genomic window contains:
- the ap3m2 gene encoding AP-3 complex subunit mu-2; this encodes MIHSLFLVNSSGDIFLEKHWKSVVSRSVCDYFFEAQERASEPENVPPVIPTPHHYLINVLRHRIYFVAVIQSEVPPLFVIEFLHRVVDTFQDYFGVCTEAAIKDNVVVVYELLEEMLDNGFPLATESNILKELIKPPTILRTMVNTITGSTNVGEQLPTGQLSVVPWRRTGVKYTNNEAYFDVVEEIDAIIDKSGSTITAEIQGVIDACVKLTGMPDLTLSFMNPRLLDDVSFHPCVRFKRWEAERILSFIPPDGNFRLLSYHVSSQNLVAIPVYVKHNITFREGSSQGRFDLTLGPKQTMGKAVESVLVSSQLPRGVLNANLNPSQGTYTFDPVTKLLTWDVGKINPQKLPSLKGTMSLQAGASKPDENPTINIQLKIQQMAISGLKVNRLDMYGEKYKPFKGIKYMTKAGKFQVRT